A single genomic interval of Mycobacterium sp. DL592 harbors:
- the ybeY gene encoding rRNA maturation RNase YbeY, whose protein sequence is MSIEVSNESGLDVSEEELISVARFVIRKMNVNPAAELSMVLLDTNAMADLHMRWMDLPGPTDVMSFPMDELEPGGRPDSPEPGPAMLGDIVLCPEFAAGQAESAGHTLGQELALLTVHGVLHLLGYDHAEPDEEKEMFALQRQLLEEWVADQVESYHSERQNEKDRRLLDKSRYFDEP, encoded by the coding sequence ATGAGCATCGAGGTATCCAACGAATCCGGCCTCGACGTTTCCGAAGAGGAACTGATCAGCGTCGCGCGGTTCGTCATTCGCAAGATGAACGTCAACCCGGCCGCCGAGCTGTCCATGGTGCTGCTGGACACCAACGCCATGGCCGACCTGCACATGCGCTGGATGGACCTGCCCGGGCCCACCGACGTCATGAGCTTCCCGATGGACGAGCTCGAACCCGGCGGCCGGCCCGACTCACCGGAGCCCGGGCCGGCGATGCTCGGTGACATCGTGCTGTGCCCGGAGTTCGCCGCCGGCCAGGCCGAGTCGGCCGGCCACACCCTGGGTCAGGAGCTGGCGTTGCTCACCGTGCACGGCGTACTGCATCTGCTGGGCTACGACCACGCCGAACCGGACGAGGAAAAAGAGATGTTCGCCCTGCAGCGGCAGCTGCTCGAGGAGTGGGTGGCCGACCAGGTCGAGTCCTATCACTCCGAGCGCCAGAACGAGAAGGACCGGCGACTGCTCGACAAGTCACGGTATTTCGACGAACCGTGA
- a CDS encoding hemolysin family protein — translation MTGIVPLLGAIALIALGGLFAAIDAAISTVSVARVEELVRDERPGALRLARVMAERPRYINLVVLLRIACEAAATVLLVAFLWDDLGLTWGLVGAAAIMTVASFVVIGVGPRTIGRQNAYTIALVSAVPLQAISVLLTPISRLLILLGNAVTPGRGFRNGPFASEIELREVVDLAQQRGIVADDERRMIQSVFELGDTPAREVMVPRTEMVWIESDKTAGQATSLAVRSGHSRIPVIGENVDDVVGVVFLKDLVQRTYYSANGGHDTAVCDVMRPAVFVPDSKPLDDLLREMQRDRNHMALLVDEYGAIAGLVTIEDVLEEIVGEIADEYDTHEVAPVEELDDNRFRVSARLPIEDVGELYDVEFEEDLDVDTVGGLLALELGRVPLPGAEVVSHGLRLIAEGGRDHRGRVRIETVLVSRTELENEVTDE, via the coding sequence GTGACCGGAATCGTCCCGCTGCTCGGCGCGATCGCGCTCATCGCGCTGGGCGGACTGTTCGCGGCGATAGACGCCGCCATCAGCACGGTGTCGGTGGCCCGCGTCGAGGAACTCGTGCGCGACGAACGGCCCGGGGCGCTGCGCCTGGCCCGGGTGATGGCCGAACGGCCGCGCTACATCAACCTTGTCGTGCTGCTGCGGATCGCCTGCGAGGCGGCGGCCACCGTGCTGCTGGTGGCCTTCCTGTGGGACGACCTGGGTCTGACGTGGGGTCTGGTCGGTGCCGCCGCCATCATGACGGTGGCCAGCTTCGTGGTGATCGGGGTGGGCCCGCGCACCATCGGCAGGCAGAACGCGTACACCATCGCCCTGGTGTCCGCGGTTCCGCTGCAAGCGATTTCGGTGCTCCTGACCCCCATCAGCCGGCTGCTGATCCTGCTCGGTAATGCCGTCACGCCCGGCCGCGGCTTCCGCAACGGCCCGTTCGCCTCGGAAATCGAACTGCGCGAGGTCGTCGACCTGGCACAGCAGCGCGGCATCGTGGCCGACGACGAACGTCGCATGATCCAGTCGGTGTTCGAACTCGGGGACACCCCGGCCCGCGAGGTGATGGTCCCGCGGACCGAGATGGTGTGGATCGAGTCCGACAAGACAGCCGGGCAGGCCACCTCGCTCGCGGTGCGCAGTGGGCACTCCCGGATCCCGGTGATCGGCGAGAACGTCGACGACGTCGTGGGCGTCGTCTTCCTCAAAGACCTTGTCCAGCGCACCTACTACTCCGCCAACGGCGGACACGACACCGCCGTCTGCGACGTCATGCGCCCAGCCGTCTTCGTGCCGGACTCCAAGCCGCTCGACGACCTGCTGCGGGAGATGCAGCGCGACCGCAACCACATGGCCCTGCTCGTCGACGAGTACGGTGCCATCGCCGGGCTGGTCACCATCGAGGATGTCCTCGAGGAGATCGTCGGCGAGATCGCCGACGAATACGACACCCACGAGGTGGCACCCGTCGAGGAGTTGGACGACAACAGATTCCGGGTGTCGGCGCGGCTGCCGATCGAGGACGTCGGCGAGCTGTACGACGTCGAGTTCGAAGAGGACCTCGACGTCGACACCGTCGGTGGACTGCTGGCCCTGGAGTTGGGCCGTGTTCCCCTGCCCGGAGCCGAAGTGGTGTCGCACGGTCTACGGCTGATCGCCGAAGGCGGCCGCGACCACCGCGGCCGGGTGCGGATCGAAACCGTCCTCGTCAGCAGGACGGAACTGGAGAACGAGGTAACCGATGAGTGA
- a CDS encoding cytidine deaminase encodes MSELDAEDAKLVVLARGAMARAEAPQGAAVRDLDGRTYAGAPVTLAALGLTALQAAVAAAVSSGATGLEAAVLVGGSADDPGVAAVRELSPDAAVIVTDRAGTPQ; translated from the coding sequence ATGAGTGAGCTCGACGCGGAAGACGCCAAACTGGTGGTGCTCGCACGAGGGGCGATGGCCCGTGCCGAAGCCCCGCAGGGAGCGGCGGTGCGCGACCTCGACGGCCGCACCTACGCCGGGGCACCGGTCACGCTGGCCGCGCTGGGCCTGACCGCGCTGCAGGCCGCGGTGGCCGCCGCGGTATCCAGCGGGGCAACGGGTTTGGAGGCCGCGGTGCTCGTCGGCGGATCCGCGGACGACCCCGGTGTCGCGGCGGTGCGCGAGCTCTCGCCTGACGCTGCGGTCATCGTCACCGACCGCGCCGGGACACCGCAATGA